AAATGTTATTCtaatatgcaaataaatttttacagaATGGATTTCTAGCGAATGGACGAGCTCTAAAAATTGTCTAGAGGCGTTTCCATTCATGTTGAATTCAAATGTTGAATTTTAACAagtgtatatacacatacatatatgtgtttaaAAGTTAAgaatatacgaaaaaaaaattgtttttaaactaTTGAACTGCATGTAATTAAAATtgacatgtatatatatatatatgtatatattaaaaattaaatgagacGTTTCAATGTTTATtctacatttatgtatttacttctttaaatcaaattttctattcgAACAAAAGTTGTTATAAAAACCAAAagactataaaataaaattttagcatACACACTAAATgttattgtttcatttttatattcctGTTATTCATTGTTTGAAGAATTTATTAGACAACTGTTTACgaaatcttatatatgtacatacatacaaacatacataaatatactcaTGTACcttttaattcataaaataagAGTACAGTTTCCAAATACTGTATATTATTGATTAATTTctgctttatatacatatgtacataaatacatagatttgtTCCAGTACATCTTTTTAATACGTGatacacgtacatacgtatgtatgtatgtacctacaaatacatacatattatattatcttgCTCTTAAAATAagctatacatatatcgttattATAGTAAAACACAAAAGTTTTTATATTCGCTGGCGGTAGTGGCTTCCACATGCAAAAACTTCACtctaaacacatacatatgtacatgagttttagaaacaaataattaaattaaattatgaaatgtaGAGAAATTATAGAAATCTTTCAAAAGTATGCAAATTGCAGTCTCGGCTGTGAATAAAATTCTCTAACGAGTTGTTATTATGCATCGAGTCAGTTGATTTTTCGAACAATTTGTTAGTCGTAGATCTTTTGTAATGACGATCGATTTGTCTGTTAACTGATTAATATACATTCTGTCATTCGAtgactcaaaatattattaaataaaataccaaaCGTTTCATAGTAGTAATTTGAAGTGATCCCGAAAttgcatttaattaaatatttttcctcAGGgtcaaaataagaataaataaaaaaaagactcGAGAGATAAGAACTAGTCGTGCTATTGCTCACTACGAATAAAATCGTAGCCGGATttagactttttttttaataaataaactgaTTTAAATTCATTCCTAAGAAGTCATCTGGAATTTGCTACTATAATATGTACTGTTTAGAATTCTTTCTATcgagtacatatattaataatttaagacGCATCAATAAAAAATCCATTCCTActgcaattccagatttcttGACAATGATCAttttgtttccttacaatctTTTTAGATCCAATTTCAATGTCCATCAGATCCCTCCATatttcttcattatttcacattaatccctgttctatCAACGATTCCTGTAATTCGATATGTATATCTTGCTCTTCCCCTATAATATTCCCTCTCATATTGATCCTTTTTGTTGTGCCtcatttttcttagtaatacatacatatatacatatgtacctacatatatctcatatctactattattcaatgcttttcttcttttttttttctttttttttcactgtcgttattaatttttaaaaacttttttggtgttAATGTTATATacgttgtaattctgtttgtttgtgttttaaaaataaataaaataaaatattagtttgtcaatataatttttatgtcacaaattatgtttattttctgCATAAAATTTCTTAGCATTTAAGCAGATTTctttaatctaaaaaatatactttcttTCCGTTGAAATCACATCATTAATCTTTTAATAACTAATTCAACAATTTGTTTATCGAAAACATGcgttaaaattacattttagaaaatctaaacatacatatacatatatatatactaccgTTTTAGAATAAATCAAAcagatttcaataatttattgaCTTAGCGAATTATCACTTAACGTATCGGTTTCATTTTGTATTCACAATGCGTATCcgcgaattaatttaaattaattaaaatcgaatatatcatttttattgcgggtattaaaattaagaaaatgtttcCTAATTCGCTCGAATCGTTCGTAAAAATAAACGTCCATCATCGAACAACCAGtttctttgaaatttaaatatcgatcattttaacgatatttgaacaAAAGCCACATATCCTAATTTATCGTCGTCGGTATAATGCTCTCAAGATTGATAACCGAAAATACTTTTGAAAGAGATTCAAGAATGCATTTCGAGAAGAATTCCTCGTCTTCGAATACCTTTGTAatagataatttattataagaaGCGGTCAACGGTTACAACGAAACCCCCTTACAAAATTTGTCCTTGTATTTGGACTATAAAACTTTTGTGAAATATGCTCGTAAAAAATGAAAGCTCAACCGGGCTAATTTGTCTACAGAAAATATTGCAATACTTGAACGAAagcgatattttattatttatatattaattaattcataattaattatattgcaaATTAAACTACAATATATATGGTCGATTTGGTGATGTTGATATGCATTCGAATTCCAATGAGATGAGATTttgcattaaaatatattcaaacacGTTTTATTCAGTAATGTAAAGATCAGGAAAACTTTCaaaatgcacatttttttaatcgaaaaGATACAAATCTGATATCACAACGAATCGATTGCGGAAGGCTTTCGTCAACATGTGACAAAATTGatcgtaaattttaatttcaaaggtCGCTAAACTTTTCCGGCCATGACCCTTTTTATTTCGTTTCGTGATACGAGTTTGACCTCTCAATTATAACAGTTGACCCGCCCGATTTCTTATCACCGATGTCTTAAAATGCTTACAATACAACACCATCTATTGCCAATTGTTGCACCGAATCGAAAACCAGTTTGCATATTTATCAACCAgtagtgaaaataaaatttgtacaacGAAAAAAACAGTCATATTTACACCTATTTTTAATCGTTGAATATATTAAATCGAAACAGCTCGAATATGTGCGttattttgaaattgttttgaaataaatgatGTCGTTATTAAACGATGCTAGCTCGGACACCTAATCATACGCCTACTATTTATAcgcatatttcaatttaaagtaAATGGAAATTTATGGAAAATGCTTAACAAACATTTCCTAGCGTGTTGTATTAATTGAAGCAATCAATTGCAAACATTTTTTCGATTAAGATTACTATAACTATGTAGGTATAAGAATTTTGcttgtatataaaaacatattattataatggacATTATGCTTTTTATCGCACGTTTAATACAAAACTATACATTAGACTATCGTTTTAATTATCATCATATCAGTAGCTAAAATTAcagtatttaaacataaacatgCTACATATAGTATATAAGCTGAAAGGTTCTTCGCAATGTTGCACTTCTTCGAAATGTTCCGATTTGTTGTAGTCCTAACTCTTTTGGTTCTTGCAAATggtatggttttattttattttattaataaggaCTGTCATATTTACACGGTTCTCAAATATTTACTGTAGGCGATCCTTTGCAAAGAAATCATACAAGGTTGGCGAAGCACTCAGGTCGAATAGTCGGAGGACAAGAAGCCAAAATAGAGCAGCGTCCTTATCAAGTGTCACTTATAACGACAGATGCAGATGATACTAATTATTTATGTGGAGGAAGTATTTTGAGTAGACGATGGATTCTTACAGCTGCTCATTGTCTTGAAGGGTAATTTCATATTATTGCATGTTTATATAAGATCCTGTAGACATTTAATAGAATAGAACAATTTTATTTCTAGCAGTTTCCATACAGCTTTTTTGTTTTAGCGATTCTTCGTTGAATTACTATGACGCCATCAgtttcacttatttttatttgaacaatTATTTATGCATTTTTTAGTTGCAGCATCTTGGAACACTCAAACGTTATTCAAATAGCTATAAATTTGGTATAGATTTAAATATGTTAAGCCTTCGACTATTATACCACAAATTCTCTATTATATTCGCAATTTGTTAAAAGATATGTGTATTTCAGATTTctttggaatattttttataatgctTCTCCTCTTATCatcacacatatatgtacatagtactttTGTATTCACTGTCTCTCTCTTTTCAACACAATTTTAACACCAAATATGTAATTTTCGGAAATTTtactataataattaaaaataatgactaAAATCAACTACGACACATTAAAAGTAGCTGTTCAATTCTAGATACATAGGTATTTAAAATTGGTATAATATCTAATAATTAAATGATGCATAGCTTCTTCCATAATGTCAACCTATTTTAGTACAATGCTTCACTAAAATATatgccatctatgtatatatgtacctatatttatgttacagtcgaagtgtatttttagttgtaatatattttgactagtttgaatatattccgtctagactacgtaagttgattcatatggcgaattacattccaactggtcaaaatatgttacaactaaaaatagagttcaactataagttggtataaGTTGGatagagaggttaggttttcgtgaaaacgtcattcgactagtaatttgagttggaaagtcacatttttgttttgatcacattcttagagctattGTAATACGGTATTAAtgacctttattcgtaatacctagcaaatattaatgcattattgaattcaaaagcaTATCATATTACAACTGacacacattgttgaaagtgtatttgcgcttgtagatatataatttactagttgaattgtatttaaatatgaatgacctaaaacgtcggttggaatatattacaactgaaaatacacttcgtaTATAcactatgtatatactatttggacaaaaaaatgctcaaaacataaaaaaatattttatttatttatttaatagaataAAGGCGGTCGAAGTTCGAGCTGGATCTGACCATTTCGCTGTTGGAGGTTTTACAGTTAAAACTatgaaatacaaaatacatCCCCAGTACAATTCAGCAACGAAAGATTACGACATAGCCGTTTTAGATTTGATGACGAACATTTTGCCGATCAACAACAAAACCATAAAAGCAGTAGCTTTGGCACCATCTGGAACAAACTTGCCTAATGGAACTGCAGTCACAGTATCCGGTTTTGGTACAACGAGAGTAAGAGCGTCACGTCACTTCGAAAGAAAGTGAACTGATAATGTAAGATCATGCATAAATGTAAGATTCGAAAATTTTAGGAAGGTGGACAGGTTTCTGAAACGCTCATGGAAGTGACGATCAACATTGTCGACAGGGCTACGTGTCAAAAAGCTTATAACACTATTACGAGCAGAATGATATGTGCTGGAGTGACAGGAGGCGGAAAAGATTCATGCCAAGTATAATGTCATTTGAATTGtttatcattatatttttgaatgatttttaaaaaattatgctATATTTTCAAGGGTGATTCTGGAGGTCCTTTGGTAAGAGACAGCGATAATATTCAAGTTGGAGTGGTCTCCTTTGGCATAGGTTGTGCCAGGAAGGATTATCCCGGAGTCTACTCAAACGTTTCAAATCTGAGGAGTTGGATCAAATCAAACACAGgcgtgtaatatgtatatttgtattttaatataatatattaaatttccaaGTTTTATAATAAGGGATACATTGTATTAAGTATTTTGTTGTTgtg
This genomic interval from Arctopsyche grandis isolate Sample6627 chromosome 8, ASM5162203v2, whole genome shotgun sequence contains the following:
- the LOC143915195 gene encoding trypsin beta-like, producing the protein MLHFFEMFRFVVVLTLLVLANGDPLQRNHTRLAKHSGRIVGGQEAKIEQRPYQVSLITTDADDTNYLCGGSILSRRWILTAAHCLEGIKAVEVRAGSDHFAVGGFTVKTMKYKIHPQYNSATKDYDIAVLDLMTNILPINNKTIKAVALAPSGTNLPNGTAVTVSGFGTTREGGQVSETLMEVTINIVDRATCQKAYNTITSRMICAGVTGGGKDSCQGDSGGPLVRDSDNIQVGVVSFGIGCARKDYPGVYSNVSNLRSWIKSNTGV